In Salvia miltiorrhiza cultivar Shanhuang (shh) unplaced genomic scaffold, IMPLAD_Smil_shh fragScaff_scaffold_135_1, whole genome shotgun sequence, the following are encoded in one genomic region:
- the LOC131002460 gene encoding uncharacterized protein LOC131002460 — MSEDGDDDRDHFLPPPPLIRELGRHKRNHPLCIVLPTINQNAEIKPDFIQVLPKFSNSLGESAHKHLAEFDLVCTTLRPQGFTEDHLRLLTFPHTLQGRARDWLLDLSPGSIITWNDLEEQFLHKFFPESKAANLRIAISSIKQRKQECLSDYWERFQQLCHRCPNHGFSDYQLLINYFYRGMSSFDRRIVDAACGGSLTNKTLDEAKQLIFDMVSNGQQYEDEDDDRYRPVNRAEDACVNEKLDALTSLVRGFVGAQIQKDNHPNFSWNHSPEFFTSAQPQAGRYAHTDRPEPSMSDILQSLAQSSQIINNLVQSQQAFQ, encoded by the coding sequence ATGTCTGAAGATGGGGACGATGACCGTGATCATTTTCTGCCACCACCACCGTTGATAAGAGAGTTGGGCCGCCACAAGAGAAATCATCCGCTATGCATTGTGTTGCCCACTATTAATCAAAATGCTGAAATCAAGCCCGACTTTATTCAAGTTCTTCCAAAATTCAGCAATTCGCTTGGagagagtgcacataaacatcttGCTGAATTTGATTTAGTTTGCACTACTTTACGCCCTCAAGGTTTTACTGAAGATCATTTAAGATTACTAACTTTTCCTCATACATTGCAGGGTAGAGCTCGAGATTGGTTGCTTGATCTATCGCCTGGCTCAATCATAACTTGGAACGACTTAGAGGAGCAGTTCTTGCATAAATTCTTTCCAGAATCAAAGGCTGCAAATCTAAGAATAGCTATTAGTAGCATCAAGCAAAGGAAACAAGAGTGTTTATCTGAttattgggagagatttcaacaATTGTGTCATAGATGtcctaaccacggattttctgaTTATCAATtgctcattaattatttttatcgtggtatgtcttcttttgaCAGGAGGATTGTTGATGCTGCTTGTGGAGGAAGTTTGACCAACAAGACCTTGGATGAAGCGAAACAATTAATTTTTGATATGGTCTCCAATGGTCAAcaatatgaggatgaggatgatgatagGTACAGGCCGGTCAACAGAGCAGAAGATGCATGTGTGAATGAGAAACTCGATGCTCTAACTTCCTTAGTTAGAGGCTTTGTTGGAGCTCAAATTCAGAAGGATAATCATCCAAATTTCAGCTGGAATCATTCGCCTGAATTTTTCACCAGCGCACAGCCGCAGGCTGggcggtatgcccataccgaccGCCCAGAGCCCAGTATGAGCGATATTCTTCAGAGTCTGGCACAGAGCAGCCAGATTATTAACAATCTGGTGCAAAGTCAGCAAGCTTTCCAGTAA